Proteins found in one Aspergillus chevalieri M1 DNA, chromosome 2, nearly complete sequence genomic segment:
- a CDS encoding uncharacterized protein (COG:S;~EggNog:ENOG410PR6N), whose product MSFLTRVTPLTSKLASSVARTTTPAFSVPAFRSLSSTSKKDKGVADATKDTLKKADKAASDAALKGIETGEHVKDSLKGTFGSTKGEAEAKSGELKDQASKYVQEGKAQAEAKSGEVKNEASKYAQEGKAKAGEAANEAKQKVHEATR is encoded by the exons ATGTCATTCCTCACGCGCGTTACTCCCTTGACCTCTAAACTCGCTAGTTCCGTTGCAAGAACGACAACACCGGCCTTCAGTGTCCCCGCCTTCCGGTCCCTCTCCTCGACATCGAAGAAAGACAAGGGTGTCGCCGACGCAACAAAGGACACTCTCAAAAAGGCGGATAAGGCAGCGTCAGATGCTGCTCTCAAGGGTATTGAGACAGGAG AACATGTGAAAGACAGCCTCAAGGGCACTTTCGGCAGCACAAAGGGAGAAGCTGAGGCAAAGTCTGGAGAGTTGAAGGACCAGGCGTCCAAGTATGTTCAAGAGGGCAAGGCCCAAGCTGAGGCAAAATCGGGCGAGGTGAAGAATGAGGCATCCAAGTATGCTCAGGAGGGCAAGGCCAAGGCTGGGGAAGCCGCCAATGAAGCCAAGCAGAAGGTTCATGAGGCTACTCGTTAA
- a CDS encoding putative FHA domain protein SNIP1 (COG:T;~EggNog:ENOG410PGZE;~InterPro:IPR008984,IPR000253;~PFAM:PF00498;~go_function: GO:0005515 - protein binding [Evidence IEA]), with the protein MAGSPDDYRDHRRRRSPSDSSARDSGRRRRDEDADRSSRRRDEHRSSRRDSSRRRPSRSPSGRGSYRRDRDHRHRERRSSDDDHRKRRHSSPEDRSHRRRRDRDVYDDRDKPSRRRRSVSRSRSRPRRSRSPPARALERSKRPLPSQNEVFTSSEVTGTGESSGPPVEKQKPNFANTGRLAAESNTVDVNGGKVVLKYHEPPEARKPPAKEPWRLYVFKGDDLLEVVELYERSCWLVGKERLVVDFPLDHPSCSKQHAAIQFRYVEKRNEFGDRIGKVKPYIIDLESANGSSLNGEPIPAAQFVEVQDKDVLQFGLSSREYVMLLPPPEAR; encoded by the coding sequence ATGGCAGGGTCCCCAGATGATTATCGCGATcatcggcggcggcggtccCCTTCAGATTCGTCTGCACGCGACAGTGGTCGACGACGCCGAGATGAAGACGCAGACCGCAGCTCGCGACGCCGTGACGAGCACCGAAGCTCCCGCAGAGATAGCTCAAGAAGACGGCCATCGCGCAGTCCATCCGGCCGGGGAAGCTACAGAAGGGATCGAGATCATCGCCATCGAGAGCGCAGGAGCTCAGATGATGATCACAGGAAGAGGAGACACTCATCCCCCGAAGACCGCTCCCACCGACGCCGCCGTGACCGAGATGTGTATGATGATCGAGACAAGCCTTCCCGAAGACGACGGAGTGTATCGCGATCTCGTTCCCGGCCTCGACGCTCGCGCAGCCCTCCTGCAAGGGCGCTGGAACGATCCAAACGTCCCCTTCCTTCCCAAAACGAAGTGTTCACATCGTCGGAAGTCACAGGGACGGGGGAATCGTCTGGGCCGCCAGttgagaagcagaagcccaACTTTGCCAACACAGGACGCTTAGCGGCAGAGAGCAACACCGTCGATGTCAATGGAGGAAAGGTAGTTCTCAAATACCATGAACCCCCCGAGGCACGCAAACCTCCGGCCAAGGAACCATGGCGTCTCTATGTGTTCAAAGGAGATGATCTCTTGGAGGTGGTGGAGTTATACGAGCGTAGCTGTTGGCTTGTCGGGAAAGAACGGTTGGTGGTGGATTTCCCGCTGGATCACCCAAGCTGCTCTAAGCAACATGCGGCTATTCAGTTCCGTTACGTCGAGAAGAGAAATGAATTCGGGGATCGGATTGGGAAGGTCAAGCCGTATATTATTGACCTTGAGAGTGCCAATGGTTCCAGCTTGAATGGCGAACCAATCCCGGCGGCGCAGTTTGTGGAAGTGCAAGATAAGGATGTGCTACAATTTGGGTTGAGCTCTCGAGAATACGTGATGCTACTGCCACCTCCTGAAGCGAGGTAA
- a CDS encoding uncharacterized protein (COG:S;~EggNog:ENOG410PYZX) — MGARKRMGPATRAQDRLHSMRLRSERRLNKHNGKEDASMEDAPEVCETPTAPPREPTTPQQPPEQLRREIPMQAQHFPCNPPENQYPPTQPERDTPPTTTAHESPQSQLGLELQSHIAAAVASKTAQIKTTGDEVLELVSMVSQKVIDWEKQSLQGAASLGRDIRTLVLNFGKNLTTGDPSEQENYHPPHPAHNSYAKTVGSPYNAPRPQPKLPKATGKSPQPEKPLRIFLRLSKDHPARQASPYATLDILRKHLDGTCSAAIKEIQQVPSGLAIWPKDGPGLQLLMEHRELLERLIQGATAEVEQKWAIYALPNAPQQYNSYDGNQVPITEQMALEEFKLQTGLSPLKFYRSNKNPLSGTLVMAVPETQVQTVPKWVQLFGKNTPIKHKPPGPA, encoded by the coding sequence ATGGGCGCCAGGAAAAGAATGGGCCCtgctaccagagcgcaagATCGCCTGCACTCTATGCGATTGAGAAGTGAGAGAagactcaacaagcacaatggAAAGGAAGATGCCAGCATGGAGGATGCCCCGGAGGTCTGCGAGACCCCGACCGCGCCTCCTCGAGAGCCCACCACcccacaacaaccaccagaACAGCTGAGACGTGAGATACCGATGCAAGCTCAACACTTCCCTTGCAATCCTCCTGAAAACCAGTATCCACCCACACAGCCTGAACGGGATACCCCTCCTACGACTACGGCCCACGAGTCCCCCCAAAGTCAACTGGGCTTAGAACTCCAAAGCCACattgcagcagcagtggcATCGAAAACAGCGCAAATAAAGACCACCGGAGATGAAGTTCTAGAGCTTGTCTCCATGGTTAGCCAGAAGGTCATCGATTGGGAAAAGCAGAGCCTACAGGGAGCAGCCTCCTTGGGCAGAGACATTAGGACCCTGGTCCTCAACTTTGGAAAGAACCTAACAACTGGAGATCCTTCTGAACAGGAGAATTACCACCCCCCGCACCCGGCACACAACAGCTATGCCAAAACTGTTGGATCCCCATATAACGCCCCCAggccacagcccaagctacCCAAGGCCACAGGCAagtcaccacaaccagaGAAACCTCTGCGCATTTTTCTCCGCCTCTCCAAGGACCACCCAGCCCGTCAAGCTAGCCCGTACGCCACATTGGACATACTGAGGAAACACCTGGACGGGACCTGTTCTGCAGCCATTAAAGAGATCCAACAAGTGCCCTCGGGCTTGGCAATCTGGCCTAAGGATGGCCCgggcctccagctcctcatGGAACATAGGGAGCtcctggaacgccttataCAGGGAGCCACAGCCGAAGTTGAACAGAAATGGGCTATCTACGCCCTACCAAACGCGCCCCAGCAGTATAACAGTTATGATGGGAACCAAGTGCCCATAACCGAACAGATGGCTCTGGAGGAATTTAAGCTTCAGACAGGCCTCTCCCCTCTGAAATTTTACCGCTCAAATAAGAATCCGCTGTCTGGCACCCTTGTCATGGCAGTCCCAGAAACTCAAGTTCAAACAGTGCCCAAATGGGTCCAGCTCTTCGGCAAGAACACACCAATCAAGCATAAACCCCCCGGGCCCGCATAG
- a CDS encoding J domain-containing protein (COG:O;~EggNog:ENOG410PPJG;~InterPro:IPR001623,IPR036869,IPR018253), with the protein MPKKANILCCGGLQLLNPPASHANISRSRTAFRNRFYATAHDIPDSDITWPATASFTPYDLFKQDRAAPYSKHRFYDFVKIYHPDRPCNGHPLCKGISQEVRLQRYHIVVEAHEILSNPAKRAAYDQFGLGWSLHPPRPMGSWSRPGYDGAGPIFANATWEDWERWHNRHEPKQRHVVDHRTFARAIILLTLFGGAVQASWITQINTGYEERLRAVNEKSARFLTGRRENTANQSGSSETKMQHFLIRRDPTGHGLKDEEQPVYQGVLHSRRPALDEGQTPVSVNGLARAKDPEKSL; encoded by the coding sequence ATGCCCAAGAAAGCCAATATCCTCTGCTGTGGTGGCCTCCAACTACTGAACCCGCCCGCATCGCATGCCAACATCTCCCGGTCACGAACAGCATTTAGAAACAGATTCTATGCCACAGCCCATGACATCCCGGATAGTGATATAACATGGCCGGCAACCGCATCCTTTACCCCCTACGACTTGTTCAAGCAAGACCGCGCAGCTCCATATTCCAAACATCGTTTCTACGATTTCGTGAAGATCTATCACCCCGATCGACCATGTAACGGCCATCCGCTGTGCAAAGGCATCTCCCAAGAAGTGAGACTCCAACGGTATCATATAGTGGTTGAAGCGCACGAGATCCTATCAAATCCAGCCAAGCGGGCCGCATACGATCAGTTCGGCCTCGGATGGAGTCTGCATCCACCTCGGCCGATGGGCTCGTGGTCAAGACCAGGCTATGATGGCGCCGGTCCGATTTTCGCCAACGCGACTTGGGAGGACTGGGAGCGGTGGCATAATCGGCATGAACCCAAGCAGCGGCACGTTGTTGACCATCGGACTTTTGCCCGGGCCATCATTCTCCTTACCTTGTTTGGAGGCGCCGTGCAGGCATCATGGATTACCCAGATCAATACTGGATATGAGGAACGACTCCGGGCTGTTAATGAAAAATCAGCCCGCTTCCTAACGGGGCGCCGGGAGAATACGGCCAACCAGAGCGGTTCGTCTGAGACGAAGATGCAACATTTTCTCATCCGGAGGGATCCTACGGGGCATGggttgaaggatgaggagcAACCGGTTTATCAGGGTGTTCTGCATTCTAGGAGACCGGCCCTGGACGAGGGTCAGACTCCGGTTTCTGTGAATGGACTGGCCCGAGCGAAGGACCCAGAGAAGAGCTTGTGA
- a CDS encoding alpha/beta hydrolase (CAZy:CE10;~COG:V;~EggNog:ENOG410PIXW;~InterPro:IPR002168,IPR029058,IPR013094;~MEROPS:MER0033274;~PFAM:PF07859;~go_function: GO:0016787 - hydrolase activity [Evidence IEA]) — MTSINNPVAFLKAMLPRIPLIVKTILLRGIGMSSVAGKQDLRTEMTVAIIRSFMDFRRPLRKQQIASMRDPGIRGPIWVSKVTLPQPEDDIQDAVFKAIEALNVGGETFDIPGVGPVEAEWTGYRKGVDKKAPQPEISEEEKYKELRKEASADSVILYFHGGAYFMMDPCTHRVPVAQFSKYTGAPVFSVRYRLAPEHPFPSALVDALVAYLSLIHPPPRSLHDPISANKIILAGDSAGGNLSLVLLQALLTLRRVSPTIRFHGQEVPIDLPAGLATSSPWCDITRSMPSVVNNAYLDYLKPPSQAPETIYRPIPIPEDDLWPRDPPRVDLYCNASATAHPLVSPLAADKSLWKDAPPVFISVGEEGLSDEGLIVARKMHQSGVPVFVEQYEGMPHCFGLLMVSTPAGKRFFSGMTEFMRKAAAGEIGKSSGTGTFVGFKLKDEREIPLDKLVEVSDEDALERLRRSTYWRIEGEKELAKMVQERAKL, encoded by the exons ATGACCTCCATTAACAACCCAGTCGCATTTCTCAAGGCGATGCTGCCTCGGATCCCCCTCATAGTCAAGACGATTTTGCTTCGTGGCATTGGCATGTCGTCTGTGGCTGGGAAGCAAGACCTGCGCACCGAAATGACTGTCGCCATTATCCGGTCCTTTATGGACTTCCGACGGCCGCTGCGCAAACAGCAGATCGCTAGCATGCGCGATCCGGGTATTCGGGGTCCTATATGGGTTTCGAAGGTTACATTGCCGCAGCCCGAGGATGATATTCAGGATGCGGTGTTCAAGGCGATTGAGGCATTGAATGTGGGTGGAGAAACATTCGATATTCCCGGAGTTGGGCCTGTCGAGGCCGAATGGACGGGCTATCGCAAAGGTGTGGACAAGAAGGCGCCGCAGCCTGAGATctcggaggaagagaagtACAAGGAATTGCGCAAGGAGGCGTCTGCGGATTCTGTTATCTTGTACTTCCACGGAGGGGCATACTT CATGATGGACCCGTGCACGCACCGTGTCCCAGTCGCACAGTTCTCCAAATATACCGGTGCACCAGTTTTTTCGGTCCGATACCGTCTCGCCCCCGAACATCCATTCCCCTCCGCTCTGGTTGACGCCCTAGTCGCATACCTCTCCCTCATCCACCCACCCCCAAGATCCCTCCACgatcccatctccgccaacaAAATCATCTTAGCAGGCGACTCAGCAGGCGGAAACCTCtccctcgtcctcctccaaGCGCTCCTCACCCTCCGCCGTGTCTCCCCCACCATCCGCTTCCACGGCCAAGAAGTCCCCATCGACCTTCCCGCAGGCCTAGCCACCAGCTCCCCCTGGTGCGACATCACCCGCTCCATGCCATCCGTCGTCAACAATGCCTACCTCGACTATCTCAAACCCCCATCCCAAGCCCCCGAGACCATCTACCGCCCGATCCCCATTCCAGAAGACGACCTCTGGCCCCGCGACCCACCCCGCGTCGACCTCTACTGCAACGCCTCCGCAACAGCCCACCCGCTCGTCTCCCCACTAGCAGCCGACAAATCCCTCTGGAAAGACGCACCACCCGTCTTCATATCCGTCGGCGAAGAAGGCCTCTCCGACGAGGGCCTCATCGTCGCGCGTAAAATGCATCAATCCGGCGTCCCTGTCTTCGTCGAGCAATACGAGGGCATGCCGCACTGCTTCGGTCTTCTCATGGTCAGCACACCCGCCGGGAAACGGTTTTTCAGCGGTATGACGGAGTTCATGCGcaaggctgctgctggtgaGATTGGGAAGTCTTCGGGAACTGGGACTTTTGTCGGGTTTAAGTTGAAGGATGAGAGGGAGATCCCGTTGGATAAGCTTGTGGAGGTTAGTGATGAGGATGCGCTGGAgcggttgaggaggagtaCGTATTGGAGGAttgagggggagaaggagttGGCAAAGATGGTCCAGGAGAGGGCTAAGCTTTAG
- a CDS encoding uncharacterized protein (COG:S;~EggNog:ENOG410PT4N;~TransMembrane:2 (i649-665o702-723i)), whose translation MAYPDRNTDRLQSRRSPEQQRQSPYRRTVDNNTNLFDISSPRRPIRDSPQHRRHFNQTNTLSGAYAAAGGDNFAFDNSFAPGTPSPSRRRNMAMTASTSPQSNPPDEIVAAYHQIRGDKGEVNDDYAQDYLRLDPAGRLSPGAAERYGEDVSLDPFASGDADFLDNVTDGSPRRSHSDYIEDERRLRHVITNQSPVLTKSGIISGLTSEDLQRREQEDQEDYPEMEVEEDDRGAQPSLNLPRTWGSRATNRRSWIRNIPPQNEINSRNQAGHQAADDSRPKSRLGYTDTTRPSRNTERPPRRTSLETRSALRERSTSGYNRSAPNEEQNKPVSQQKDQQSSEGGQSSNTPVSVYKNSTFSKRSPAKRDSHDLLRKLSRNESPRVNSIQNENQMKTPEQTKQPERPIYDKTPVVTGAWIDTPMTEKVTELPEHLSRDIVPSPPRRQEAENPPKPIELQTDNEPSELQPSREREKEPAKEERVEKGEQKEKATEREKAKGTKPSVIKPDMPGSGLEAFLRDPNANGDTPGDDTLESLQEILNEQPTEVKTEAEDAAYEKAILKKLERASPEEPAKDDVEKIDGNLVSLGVRINEIKAGIASIEEKFKREGKHIHAGENCSSCGSHGDGRLYASIPFPYLWRRDPVTRRVRPTRLTWFLLVFLVWLFSESTMCDYYCRPRFATACHGNCLKPDAPEFPFVIPTMLWRWSHISSFLAPAFTIAFAFFKLTMQLMGLWDGFVDDGPPPRALNLTGEVRIHGTRIAGFSPATSTPVINSPPQQWAAYHGQPNIPGLGVPPWEEDRSSMEDDELL comes from the coding sequence ATGGCATACCCCGACCGCAACACTGACCGACTCCAGTCGCGTCGCAGCCCCGAACAACAGCGGCAGTCGCCCTATCGTCGAACAGTCGACAACAACACGAATTTATTTGACATCTCAAGCCCTCGGAGGCCAATTCGAGATAGTCCGCAGCATCGGAGACACTTCAACCAGACAAATACCTTGAGTGGGGCATACGCGGCCGCAGGAGGAGATAATTTCGCGTTCGACAATTCCTTCGCGCCGGGGACTCCGAGTCCTAGCAGGAGAAGGAACATGGCGATGACCGCCTCCACGTCGCCGCAGTCGAACCCGCCGGATGAGATAGTAGCGGCGTACCACCAGATCAGAGGCGACAAGGGTGAGGTGAATGACGATTATGCGCAGGACTACCTGAGACTTGATCCAGCGGGACGTTTATCGCCAGGAGCTGCAGAAAGGTATGGTGAGGATGTGTCTCTGGATCCATTCGCATCCGGCGATGCAGATTTCTTGGACAACGTTACCGACGGGTCCCCTCGCAGGTCACATTCGGACTATATCGAGGACGAGAGACGGCTCAGACACGTGATAACCAATCAATCGCCAGTGCTCACTAAGAGCGGGATAATCTCAGGATTGACGTCTGAAGATCTACAGCGGCGCGAGCAGGAGGATCAAGAAGACTATCCAGAgatggaggtggaggaagaCGACCGCGGGGCTCAACCTTCGTTAAACCTTCCTCGGACCTGGGGTAGCCGTGCCACAAACCGTCGAAGTTGGATAAGGAATATCCCCCCCCAGAACGAGATTAACTCGCGGAATCAAGCGGGTCATCAAGCTGCGGACGACTCCAGGCCAAAGTCCAGACTAGGGTACACGGACACTACCCGCCCATCTCGGAATACTGAGCGCCCACCCCGTCGCACAAGTCTCGAGACTCGGAGTGCTCTGAGGGAACGTTCGACGAGTGGTTATAACCGAAGCGCACCAAATGAGGAACAAAACAAACCGGTCTCACAACAGAAAGACCAACAATCATCTGAAGGGGGTCAGAGCTCCAACACACCCGTCTCGGTTTATAAAAACTCGACATTTAGCAAGCGCAGTCCTGCAAAACGTGACTCTCACGATCTCCTTCGCAAACTATCCAGAAATGAGAGCCCAAGAGTGAATAGTATTCAGAATGAGAATCAAATGAAGACCCCCGAGCAGACGAAACAGCCTGAAAGACCTATCTACGATAAAACACCCGTTGTCACAGGCGCATGGATTGATACACCAATGACAGAGAAGGTCACTGAACTTCCTGAACACCTTTCAAGGGACATCGTTCCATCGCCTCCAAGGAGACAAGAGGCTGAGAATCCACCCAAACCAATAGAGCTGCAGACCGATAACGAGCCATCCGAACTGCAACCGAGccgagaaagagaaaaggagcCTGCAAAGGAGGAGCGGGTAGAAAAAGGAgaacaaaaggaaaaggcAACGGAGAGAGAGAAGGCGAAGGGGACGAAGCCGTCAGTAATCAAACCTGACATGCCAGGAAGTGGGCTTGAGGCATTTCTGCGGGATCCCAATGCCAACGGAGATACCCCAGGAGATGATACGCTCGAATCCCTCCAGGAAATTCTAAATGAGCAGCCGACTGAAGTGAAGACTGAAGCGGAGGACGCAGCTTATGAAAAAGCGATCCTGAAAAAGCTTGAGCGTGCAAGTCCCGAGGAGCCAGCAAAGGACGATGTTGAAAAAATTGATGGCAACCTAGTATCCCTGGGAGTGCGCATCAACGAGATCAAGGCGGGAATCGCCAGTATTGAGGAGAAATTCAAGCGAGAAGGAAAACACATCCATGCCGGCGAGAACTGCTCGTCCTGCGGCTCCCACGGCGACGGCCGTCTTTATGCTTCCATTCCATTCCCATACCTATGGCGGCGAGACCCAGTCACACGACGCGTTCGTCCCACCCGCTTGACCTGGTTTTTactcgtcttcctcgtctgGCTCTTCTCCGAATCAACCATGTGCGATTACTACTGCCGTCCCAGATTTGCAACAGCCTGCCACGGCAACTGTCTGAAACCAGACGCACCGGAGTTTCCCTTCGTTATCCCGACGATGCTATGGCGCTGGTCGCATATTTCGTCGTTTCTGGCCCCAGCTTTCACGATCGCTTTCGCCTTCTTCAAACTAACCATGCAGCTAATGGGACTCTGGGATGGGTTTGTGGATGATGGGCCACCGCCCCGGGCGTTGAACCTTACAGGCGAGGTCCGGATACATGGGACACGGATCGCTGGGTTTTCACCTGCGACATCGACTCCGGTTATCAACTCTCCTCCGCAACAGTGGGCGGCTTATCATGGGCAGCCGAATATTCCGGGACTCGGCGTGCCCCCGTGGGAGGAAGATCGGTCTTCgatggaggatgatgagcTGCTCTAG
- a CDS encoding uncharacterized protein (COG:S;~EggNog:ENOG410PKRC;~TransMembrane:2 (i73-93o128-150i)), whose amino-acid sequence MAKSARRTGKGKGPLTSSVSSSGASTPSSESGPLPPFARVPESLFSFVELLSPDQVYLIHIDTSPHDLKRQTFFVPSVMNAIIAVIIAVRLYFVRFFYPALLATIVGLSSPTTVDSSTMTWVEMMKIILYRTANVVLDYFLVLIFLPWPIRFIRGPVKWRRTVGFQGHEIIVRRSQNIWSKNLVRNRWIREDEASRDRIVAAVTPERLEKPGYMLVDADWDLDYGAMIRAQELVDPARKNKDDRVPLEEFRTSVLVNTDTDGWLIWRVGDESSTTTSDGKDYSEQRDQILAFREKLAAIGKEDLFFRWVEIIQYESTLPGGFTTERQQSAMVQAKQLFEEGGVDFSSLWREVGGIEGFLEQID is encoded by the coding sequence ATGGCCAAGTCTGCACGACGAACAGGAAAAGGCAAAGGCCCTCTGACCTCCTCTGTCTCCTCCTCCGGTGCCTCGACACCAAGCTCAGAGTCCGGCCCTCTCCCACCCTTCGCACGCGTCCCCGAatccctcttctccttcgtCGAACTGCTCTCCCCAGACCAAGTCTACTTAATCCACATCGACACCTCTCCGCATGACTTGAAGAGACAAACCTTCTTCGTCCCCTCGGTAATGAACGCCATCATCGCCGTTATCATTGCCGTCAGACTCTATTTCGTCCGCTTCTTCTACCCAGCCTTACTAGCCACAATCGTCGGATTGTCCAGTCCCACGACAGTAGATTCCTCGACAATGACGTGGGtcgagatgatgaagatcatCCTCTACCGCACCGCAAACGTCGTCCTTGATTACTTCCTCGTTCTCATATTTCTCCCCTGGCCCATCCGCTTCATTCGGGGCCCCGTCAAGTGGCGCCGCACAGTCGGTTTCCAGGGCCACGAGATCATCGTCCGCCGCAGCCAGAATATTTGGAGCAAGAACCTGGTACGGAATCGCTGGATTCGGGAGGACGAAGCCAGTCGCGACCGTATCGTCGCTGCCGTTACACCGGAGCGCCTGGAGAAACCGGGCTACATGCTCGTTGACGCAGACTGGGACCTAGACTACGGCGCCATGATCCGCGCACAGGAGCTCGTCGACCCAGCACGGAAGAACAAGGATGATAGAGTTCCGCTGGAGGAATTCCGGACTTCGGTTCTCGTTAACACTGATACTGACGGGTGGCTGATCTGGCGTGTCGGTGATGAGAGCAGTACCACCACCTCGGATGGCAAGGACTACTCTGAGCAGCGCGACCAGATTCTCGCTTTCCGGGAGAAGTTGGCTGCCATTGGGAAAGAGGATCTGTTTTTCCGTTGGGTGGAGATCATTCAGTATGAGAGTACGCTGCCTGGTGGGTTCACGACTGAACGGCAGCAGTCTGCTATGGTGCAAGCGAAGCAATTATTTGAAGAAGGGGGCGTTGATTTCTCGAGTCTTTGGAGGGAAGTTGGTGGTATTGAGGGGTTCCTTGAGCAAATTGATTAA